The Hyla sarda isolate aHylSar1 unplaced genomic scaffold, aHylSar1.hap1 scaffold_1828, whole genome shotgun sequence nucleotide sequence tgctgtatcgTTACACACGTCCCTCTGGCCCTGGCAGATCCGGGCGTCATCACTGGTGTTCACCGTCCTCCACGACCCCTCACCCCCAGGACAGCTGATGTTAGGGGGCAGAGCTCTGCCAGGAGACAAAGGGTTAACATCTTACTGATCAAGACGAGGGGCGGGGCCCAACAGTCACATGACTGTACTCACATATACTCCAGACCGATTAGTCCCTGAAACATGTCATCAGATAGATCCtgcagaggattctgggagagGTCCCtggggagaacagaggggtcacaTGATCATACAAGACTTAACCCCTTTCCTGCTGAATCACAGGGGAGAAATCACTTACATGACGGCCAGAACAGCGGTGAGGGGGAGGGCGGCGCGGTCCAGGTGCGAGATGGAGCAATTGTGGAGATCGAGGCTGAAGGAGAAGAAAGGAACATTATCAATATCCCGGGGAGCAGGACCCCCATAACAGTCATCATTATCCCCCATAACACGATCAATATCCCCCATAACACGGTCATCAATATCCCCCATAACACAGTCATCAATATCCCCCATAACACGGTCATCAATATCCCCCATAACACGGTCATCAATATCCCCCATAACACGGTCATCAATATCCCCCATAACACAGTCATCAATATCCCCCATAACACAGTCATCAATATCCCCCATAACACAGTCATCAATATCCCCCGTAACACAGTCATCAATATCCCCCGTAACACAGTCATCAATATCCCCCGTAACACAGTCATCAATATCCCCCGTAACACAGTCATCAATATCCCCCGTAACAGTCATCAATATCCCCCATAACACAGTCATCAATATCCCCCATAACACAGTCATCAATATCCCCCATAACACAGTCATCAATATCCCCCATAACACAGTCATCAATATCCCCCATAACACAGTCATCAATATCCCCCATAACACAGTCATCAATATCCCCCATAACACAGTCATCAATATCCCCCATAACACAGTCATCAATATCCCGGGAAGCACGACCCCCCCTGTCCCCGGTGATGGTCTCGGCCCCGCTCCCGTCCCCGCTCATGGTCTCGGCCCCGCTCCCGTCCCCGCTCATGGTCTCGGCCCGCTCCCGTCCCCGCTCATGGTCTCGGCCCCGCTCCCGTCCCCGCTCATGGTCTCGGCCCCGCTCCCGTCCCCGCTCATGGTCTCGGCCCCGCTCCCGTCCCCGCTGATGGTCTCGGCCCCGCTCCCGTCCCCGCTGATGGTCTCGGCCCGCTCCGTCCCGCTCCCGTCCCCGCTGATGGTCTCGGCCCCGCTCCCGTCCCCGCTGATGGTCTCGGCCCGCTCCCGTCCCCGCTGATGGTCTCGGCCCCGCTCCCGTCCCCGCTGATGGTCTCGGCCCCGCTCCCGTCCCCGCTGATGGTCTCGGCCCCCGTCGTGTCCCCGCTGATGGTCTCGGCCCCCGTCTGTCCCCGCTGATGGTCTCGGCCCCCGTCCTGTCCCCGCTGATGGTCTCGGCCCCCGTCCTGTCCCCGCTGATGGTCTCGGCCCCCGTCCTGTCCCCGCTGATGGTCTCGGCCCCCGTCCTGTCCCCGCTGATGGTCTCGGCCCCCGTCCTGTCCCCGCTGATGGTCTCGGCCCCCGTCCTGTCCCCGCTGATGGTCTCGGCCCCCGTCCTGTCCCCGCTGATGGTCTCGGCCCCGCTCCTGTCCCCGCTGATGGTCTCGGCCCCGCTCCTGTCCCCGGTGATGGTCTCGGCCCCGCTCCTGTCCCCGGTGATGGTCTCGGCCCCGCTCCTGTCCCCGGTGATGGTCTCGGCCCCGCTCCTGTCCCCGGTGATGGTCTCGGCCCCGCTCCTGTCCCCGGTGATGGTCTCGGCCCCCGTCCTGTCCCCGGTGATGGTCTCGGCCCCCGTCCTGTCCCCGGTGATGGTCTCGGCCCCGCTCCTGTCCCAGGTGATGGTCTCGGCCCCGCTCCTGTCCCAGGTGATGGTCTCGGCCCCGCTCCTGTCCCCGGTGATGGTCTCGGCCCCGGTTCTGTCCCAGGTGATGGTCTCGGCCCCGCTCCTGTCCCCGGTGATGGTCTCGGCCCCCGTCCTGTCCCCGGTGATGGTCTCGGCCCCGGTTCTGTCCACGGTGATGGTCTCGGCCCCGCTCCTGTCCCCGGTGATGGTCTCGGCCCCGCTCCTGTCCCCGGTGATG carries:
- the ATRAID gene encoding all-trans retinoic acid-induced differentiation factor, with the protein product MAAGVVSFFLLMSGALGAAQPVCSSCPGEMRNVSEVGRRCEAAPGARIEGRCCVTGNNTVIGLDLHNCSISHLDRAALPLTAVLAVMDLSQNPLQDLSDDMFQGLIGLEYIALPPNISCPGGEGSWRTVNTSDDARICQGQRDVCNDTAEPTMLCPENSL